In Nitrospirota bacterium, a single genomic region encodes these proteins:
- a CDS encoding SNF2-related protein, with translation MSERLASYRVEAPVAPNDKVRVPSHPELGVGEVLRIAETAGFYQADVVFDTPGGRRLEVFPVELLEKTGDLWQRLAEGALDDPTSYRVKQIALDLAHANSGGELSASRVNLLPHQILLVHDLVATAERRVLIADEVGLGKTIETGMLLRELHARGEADRILIVAPAGLVKNWQNELRDCFRMHFSILNHDFTDYGAASWETHSWVIASIDTLKQPRRIQRLLAAPPWDVIVFDEAHHLSRTRSGKKTVTTQNYKLAEALRSHTRDLLFLSATPHQGNPYQFWSLIQLLNDQLFASPDELSNHRGILARVMIRRTKREVTDARGNPIFRRRQVHTERFSLAPREREFYDRLSEYLREGYTAAGIDQARTTRQQRAIGFVMATFQKIMSSSPRAIRQALRRRLLVLLARKQLALEAKRRAGAATSEAILKIQDEMLQLAHAILGEQASDHSDAEAYVLRIRRRLLKRMEEDYETTEWSLDGDEEAEEGVYAEADIPQEIEKVRELIRLVPQGPDRRFDTLLRAISELSRQNHDERFVIFTQYRDTLAFLSEELGKIYGPSRIARIMGGPLEDKIAAMESFWAPDGARFLICTSAGGEGINLQIGHIVFNYDLPWNPMAVEQRIGRIHRYGQEETVQVYNLLAEDTVEEHIYGLLEHKLSDIARSIGKTDAHGRPLEDFRSDVLGYLGSHPDYQDLYKRALMDRDYRRTEAELQRMVEEALRAREALDRLAQDIGHFNLEHYRTLEGRYSLPELGEWLRKAILKLGGGAIPTGDFWTFICPEPLQRKYRLLPRYEKVCFDRDLALRNRGCELGGMGHSLVDALLEETRSATFAGDVANLQTGQLCARYLVRRRDEHGGIQSRVITLAYDPASGDVTTLQHFPTDLPASSEAQQASEGSGPVETPIDLGQARPAIESALEAEINTWLPSRQSRIGLNISLVGLNM, from the coding sequence ATGAGCGAACGACTCGCCAGTTACCGCGTTGAAGCCCCTGTCGCGCCAAACGACAAGGTGCGGGTGCCTTCCCACCCCGAGTTGGGCGTGGGCGAAGTCCTGCGCATCGCCGAGACTGCCGGTTTTTATCAGGCCGACGTGGTGTTCGACACGCCCGGTGGGCGGCGGCTTGAGGTTTTTCCGGTCGAACTGCTGGAGAAGACCGGCGATCTCTGGCAGCGGCTGGCCGAGGGTGCATTGGATGATCCGACGAGCTATCGGGTGAAGCAGATTGCCCTGGATCTCGCCCATGCCAACTCCGGCGGCGAGCTCTCCGCCAGCCGGGTGAACCTGCTGCCCCACCAGATTCTGCTGGTCCATGATCTGGTGGCCACCGCCGAGCGGCGGGTGTTGATCGCGGATGAGGTGGGTCTGGGCAAGACCATCGAGACGGGTATGCTGTTGCGTGAACTTCACGCGCGCGGTGAAGCGGATCGTATTCTCATCGTGGCGCCGGCCGGATTGGTCAAGAACTGGCAAAACGAATTGCGCGACTGCTTCCGCATGCATTTCTCCATTCTTAATCATGATTTTACGGACTATGGTGCCGCCTCCTGGGAGACGCATTCCTGGGTGATTGCCTCTATTGATACGCTCAAGCAGCCACGGAGGATTCAGCGGCTGCTGGCTGCGCCACCCTGGGACGTCATCGTCTTCGACGAAGCGCACCATCTGTCACGCACCCGATCCGGAAAGAAGACCGTCACGACCCAGAACTACAAACTCGCGGAAGCGTTGCGGAGCCATACCCGTGACCTGCTGTTCCTGTCCGCCACCCCGCACCAGGGGAACCCCTACCAGTTTTGGTCCTTGATCCAACTGCTCAACGACCAGCTCTTCGCCAGTCCCGACGAGCTCAGCAACCATCGAGGGATCCTCGCTCGGGTGATGATCCGCCGGACGAAGCGGGAGGTCACGGACGCGAGGGGCAATCCCATCTTTCGCCGCCGCCAGGTGCACACCGAGCGGTTCTCGCTCGCGCCCAGAGAGCGGGAATTCTATGACCGCCTTAGCGAGTACCTGCGTGAGGGATACACGGCCGCGGGGATCGATCAAGCCAGGACCACCCGTCAGCAGCGCGCCATCGGCTTTGTGATGGCTACGTTCCAAAAGATCATGTCCTCTAGCCCGCGCGCGATTCGCCAGGCGCTGCGTCGGCGTCTCCTGGTCTTATTGGCCCGGAAGCAACTCGCGCTGGAAGCCAAGCGGCGTGCTGGGGCAGCCACCAGCGAAGCGATTCTCAAGATTCAAGATGAAATGCTCCAGCTCGCCCACGCCATTCTTGGTGAGCAGGCGAGCGACCACAGCGATGCCGAGGCCTATGTGCTGCGCATCCGCCGGCGTCTCTTGAAGCGGATGGAGGAAGATTACGAGACCACGGAGTGGTCGCTGGATGGCGACGAGGAAGCGGAGGAGGGCGTGTATGCCGAAGCCGACATCCCACAGGAAATCGAGAAGGTGCGGGAGCTGATCCGATTGGTTCCCCAGGGACCCGACCGGCGTTTTGACACCTTGTTGCGCGCCATCAGCGAGCTCTCCCGGCAGAACCACGACGAGCGATTTGTCATCTTTACCCAGTACCGAGACACGTTGGCGTTTCTGTCTGAAGAACTTGGAAAGATTTATGGACCATCCCGCATCGCCCGGATCATGGGCGGGCCACTCGAAGACAAGATCGCGGCCATGGAATCCTTCTGGGCTCCTGATGGGGCTCGGTTTCTGATCTGCACCTCGGCGGGTGGAGAAGGGATCAACCTGCAGATCGGCCATATCGTCTTCAATTATGACCTCCCGTGGAATCCCATGGCGGTCGAGCAGCGGATTGGCCGGATCCACCGCTATGGGCAGGAAGAAACTGTCCAGGTCTATAACTTGTTGGCGGAAGACACCGTGGAAGAGCACATCTACGGGCTGCTTGAGCACAAGTTGAGCGACATCGCGCGCTCTATCGGCAAGACAGACGCGCACGGCCGCCCGCTGGAAGATTTTCGCAGCGACGTGCTCGGCTACCTCGGAAGCCATCCAGACTATCAGGACCTGTATAAGCGCGCCCTGATGGATCGTGATTACCGCCGTACGGAGGCAGAGCTACAACGCATGGTCGAAGAAGCGCTGCGAGCCCGTGAAGCACTGGATCGTCTCGCGCAGGACATCGGCCATTTCAACCTGGAGCACTACCGGACTCTAGAGGGACGATATTCTCTACCTGAACTTGGCGAATGGCTGCGCAAAGCCATTCTGAAACTCGGCGGCGGGGCGATTCCGACCGGTGACTTTTGGACGTTCATTTGTCCCGAGCCTTTGCAGCGAAAGTACCGCCTGCTCCCCAGGTACGAGAAGGTCTGTTTTGACCGAGACCTCGCTTTGCGGAACCGCGGATGCGAATTGGGCGGCATGGGGCACTCCCTGGTGGATGCGTTGTTGGAAGAGACACGGTCTGCCACCTTTGCCGGCGATGTGGCCAACTTGCAGACTGGACAGCTATGCGCTCGGTACCTCGTCCGCCGCCGCGACGAACACGGGGGCATTCAGAGTCGCGTGATCACGCTGGCCTATGATCCTGCAAGTGGGGATGTCACAACGCTTCAGCATTTTCCAACCGACCTGCCCGCATCAAGCGAAGCGCAGCAGGCAAGCGAAGGGAGCGGACCGGTTGAGACGCCGATCGATCTGGGGCAGGCCAGACCCGCAATCGAGAGTGCACTGGAAGCCGAGATCAATACCTGGCTCCCCAGCCGGCAGTCGAGGATTGGGTTGAACATTTCATTGGTTGGGCTCAATATGTGA
- a CDS encoding DNA methyltransferase: MGTGTEGTDALLKEAGPPEVSQFPSVSPLCAGASPQLQGKRAIEVGFPIVEINRLAVPERNSFKPIYQMHKWFARRASCVFRAILLGTLKPALQPDGTPTDLMAEFYKDHSNDPDTKDKVILDPFMGGGTTVVEALRLGCRVIGIDLNPVAWFIVKTEVEPVDLDALKAAYERLAARPVAWNGGRPLKDTLLGLYKTEIAEHLEADVIYTFWVKSAICTDPNCRREVPLFKDYIIAQKAPKIRYHRDAVCPACKKTFDWEVDVASLIAEPALMVNAPRGSAGEGRSTQLWTYAPEPPKSRGRGAPQQTDLECPHCRKVVRVQVPSAKKHSKPVQLTVLLCPACEAVWQWRGPLPDGEVECPSCRHAYDPREGNVPEKGKFQCVCGQKDDIIASIRTLPQDQRLPIRPYALQAYLPPREAEPDDEDDGQISLLAGSAMPPLPLRERAGVKGAVPVGLLIPDNGKFFKRFTVSDMRRLQQAETLWERHKERLPYPKSAIPSGAETNRLIEHHYNSWSDMFAPRQLLALSTLLQGIMAEEDQTLKEMLLCAFSATLNNSNLFSRYHRFTYREGKVEGVFARHDFQPKTTMCESNVLGVQHGYGAFLHNFQKLIEGKGDFSGSRDASITSGDAVQLYTPGCAHVVTDPPYVGNVNYAELADFFYVWLRLALKERYPYFAPEYTPKADEIIENAERGKDQEHFFRDLATVFRQVHESLPDEGLLVFTFHHTDQEGVVWEGLLESLCQTGFEIAAVYPIHAESETSLHLMEKENISYDLIHVCRKRREDPSSRSWAGIRQEVRRKAREELQAIERGRYGNQPLPEPDVRLICIGKCLELYSAHYGKVLDHEGKPLPLHKALQDISAIVDQLVTRDRPLPAELETVDAISYVWLRVLAPIRREITVDAVSKAVRGMQVSVDDLKDAGLLVRGRAGRGRTYEVKQPSERLDELVRRYQPVLMGRPGQGELFTGEGETISHDMPLVDLLHLVIGLATAGDSVVPWLERFAGLRRQLRAALSFVRALRADWKEPIDRVLALIEGAPLLRVMEEG, encoded by the coding sequence TTCCGCGCGATCCTGCTCGGCACGCTCAAGCCGGCCCTTCAACCGGACGGCACGCCGACCGACCTGATGGCCGAGTTCTACAAGGACCACTCGAACGATCCCGACACGAAGGATAAGGTGATTCTCGATCCCTTCATGGGCGGCGGGACGACGGTCGTCGAGGCGCTCCGTCTCGGCTGTCGGGTGATTGGGATCGATCTCAATCCGGTCGCCTGGTTCATCGTGAAGACCGAGGTCGAGCCGGTCGATCTGGACGCCCTCAAGGCCGCCTACGAGCGGCTGGCGGCCCGCCCCGTGGCATGGAACGGCGGACGACCTCTGAAGGACACTCTGCTGGGCCTCTACAAAACCGAAATCGCCGAGCATCTCGAAGCCGACGTCATCTATACCTTCTGGGTCAAGTCGGCCATCTGCACAGACCCCAACTGCCGCCGGGAAGTGCCGCTCTTTAAGGACTACATCATCGCGCAGAAGGCGCCGAAGATCCGGTACCACCGGGATGCCGTCTGCCCCGCCTGCAAGAAGACGTTCGATTGGGAGGTGGATGTGGCCTCGTTGATTGCGGAGCCGGCGCTGATGGTAAACGCACCACGCGGCAGCGCAGGCGAAGGACGTTCGACGCAACTCTGGACCTATGCCCCGGAGCCGCCAAAGTCGAGAGGACGAGGCGCCCCCCAGCAGACCGATCTTGAATGTCCGCACTGCCGCAAGGTCGTCCGTGTGCAAGTCCCCAGCGCCAAGAAGCACAGCAAGCCCGTCCAGCTCACCGTGCTGCTGTGTCCCGCCTGCGAAGCCGTCTGGCAGTGGCGCGGGCCTTTGCCGGATGGAGAGGTGGAATGTCCCAGTTGTCGGCATGCCTATGACCCACGGGAGGGCAATGTGCCGGAGAAAGGCAAGTTCCAGTGCGTGTGCGGCCAGAAGGACGACATCATCGCGAGCATTCGGACGCTTCCGCAGGATCAGCGCCTGCCCATTCGCCCCTATGCACTACAGGCCTACCTGCCTCCACGTGAAGCCGAGCCTGATGATGAAGACGATGGGCAAATCTCTCTCCTTGCTGGGTCCGCTATGCCCCCTCTCCCCTTGCGGGAGAGGGCTGGGGTGAAAGGGGCAGTCCCCGTCGGGCTTCTCATTCCCGACAACGGCAAGTTCTTCAAACGCTTCACCGTCTCCGACATGAGGCGGCTTCAGCAGGCCGAGACCCTGTGGGAACGGCACAAGGAACGCTTGCCCTATCCTAAGAGCGCAATTCCATCAGGTGCCGAAACTAATCGGCTGATCGAACACCATTACAACTCTTGGTCCGACATGTTCGCACCCCGGCAACTGCTGGCCCTGAGCACGCTGCTCCAAGGCATCATGGCGGAGGAGGATCAGACGCTGAAGGAAATGCTGCTGTGCGCGTTCTCAGCTACGCTAAACAACAGCAACCTGTTTAGTCGCTACCACAGGTTCACTTATCGAGAAGGAAAAGTCGAAGGTGTTTTCGCTAGGCATGACTTTCAGCCGAAAACGACAATGTGCGAGTCAAATGTCTTAGGAGTCCAGCATGGCTATGGTGCGTTCCTGCACAATTTCCAGAAGTTAATCGAGGGCAAAGGCGACTTTTCAGGTTCTCGCGATGCTTCTATTACCTCTGGGGATGCAGTGCAACTTTACACGCCGGGTTGTGCTCATGTCGTCACAGACCCTCCATACGTGGGAAACGTTAACTATGCGGAACTGGCCGACTTCTTCTATGTATGGCTTCGCCTTGCCCTGAAGGAACGTTATCCCTATTTCGCACCTGAGTACACACCAAAGGCTGACGAAATCATTGAGAATGCGGAACGAGGCAAGGACCAAGAGCACTTTTTCCGGGACCTTGCAACCGTATTTCGGCAGGTGCATGAGAGTTTGCCCGACGAAGGCCTCCTGGTATTCACGTTTCATCACACTGATCAAGAGGGTGTGGTATGGGAAGGATTGTTGGAATCACTCTGCCAGACTGGCTTTGAAATCGCCGCTGTCTATCCAATTCACGCCGAATCCGAAACGTCACTCCATTTAATGGAAAAGGAAAACATCTCTTACGACCTTATCCACGTCTGCCGGAAGCGGCGCGAGGATCCTAGCTCTCGGTCGTGGGCCGGCATTCGGCAGGAGGTGCGCCGAAAGGCCCGTGAGGAGCTGCAGGCCATCGAGCGCGGGCGGTACGGGAACCAGCCACTGCCTGAACCAGACGTCCGCCTCATCTGCATCGGCAAATGCCTCGAACTCTACAGCGCCCACTATGGAAAGGTGCTCGACCACGAAGGCAAGCCACTGCCCTTGCACAAAGCGCTCCAGGACATCTCCGCCATTGTGGACCAGTTGGTCACACGGGATCGCCCCTTGCCGGCTGAATTGGAAACCGTGGATGCCATCTCCTATGTCTGGCTGAGGGTGCTGGCGCCGATCCGGCGCGAAATCACGGTGGACGCGGTGAGCAAGGCGGTCCGGGGCATGCAGGTGAGCGTGGACGATCTGAAAGATGCGGGTCTTTTGGTTCGAGGCCGCGCGGGGCGGGGACGAACCTATGAGGTCAAGCAGCCAAGCGAGCGCCTCGACGAATTGGTACGGCGCTATCAGCCCGTACTGATGGGCAGGCCCGGGCAGGGTGAGCTGTTCACAGGCGAAGGGGAAACCATTTCGCATGACATGCCGCTTGTCGATCTGCTGCATCTCGTCATCGGTCTCGCTACCGCTGGGGATTCGGTGGTGCCTTGGCTTGAACGGTTTGCCGGCCTCCGGCGCCAGCTTCGGGCCGCGCTCAGCTTTGTCCGAGCACTCCGAGCCGACTGGAAGGAGCCGATTGATCGGGTGCTAGCGCTCATCGAGGGAGCGCCGCTCCTCCGGGTGATGGAGGAAGGTTGA